The following is a genomic window from Thermus neutrinimicus.
TTCACCAGAAGCTCGGTGTAGGCCTTCATGAAGGGCACGGTCATGGTGACCTGGGCCCGGTCGGGGAAGATGGGGGCGGTGGTGGCGAACTTTTTGATGCAGCTGAAGATGTAGTCCCAGCGGCCGGCGTTGAGCCCAGCGGCGTGCTCTTTGAGCTCGTAGAGGATCTCCTCCATCTCGAAGGCCGCCAGGATGGTCTCGATGAGCACCGTGGCCCGGATGGTGCCCCGGGGGATGCCCAGGTAGTCCTGGGCGAAGTTGAAGACCTGGTTCCAAAGCCGGGCCTCGAGGTGGCTTTCCATCTTGGGCAGGTAGAAGTAGGGGCCGCTTCCTTGCCTCAGGAGCTCGTGGGCGTTGTGGAAGAAGTAGAGGCCGAAGTCAAAGAGGCTTGCGGAGATGGGCTCCCCGTCCACCCGCACGTGTTTTTCCACCAGGTGCCAGCCTCGAGGCCGGACCACCAGGGTGGCCACCTTTTCCCTCAGCTTGTACTCCTTCCCCTCCGGGCTTACAAAGTCGATCTGGCGGCGGACGGCATCGTAGAGGTTCTTCTGTCCCTGGATCACGTTGTCCCACGTGGGAGAGAGGGCGTCCTCAAAGTCCGCCATGAAGACCTTGGCCCCGGAGTTCAGGGCGTTGATGATCATCTTGCGGTCCACGGGACCGGTGATCTCCACCCGGCGGTCCAGAAGGTCCGGCGGGGCCTCCGCCACCTGCCAGGACCCGCCCCGCACGAAGGCGGTTTCCTCGGGAAAATCCGGTTTTCCCCCGGCCTTGTACCTTTCCCAAAGGGTTTTCCTGCGCTCCAAAAGCGCCTTGCGCACGGGGTTGAACTCCCGGTGCAGGGCCGCCACGAACCCCAAGGCCTCTTCCGTGAGCACCTCTCCCAGGAGGGGATGGTCTTTGAGGATTTCCACGCCCTTCATGGTGGTTTGAGCCTAAGGGAGGGGGTGAGGATTTGTCAAGAAGCAAAACGATTTTTTGTATATTGAAAAATAACCCAGGGGGTGCTAGCCTGGGACCCATGCCACGACCCAGGAGGAAAGGAGCCGAGGAGGTGAAGACCTTGGAGCGGGGCCTGAGCGTCCTCGAGGCCTTGGCGGAGCTTAGGGAAGCGGGGCTTTCCCCCCTGGCCGAGCGGACGGGACTCACCAAAAGTACCCTTTACCGCCTCCTCCAGACCCTGGTGCGCCACGGCTTTGTGGAGGAGGAAAGGGGGGTTTACCGGGTGGGGCCCAAGGCCTTTGCCGTGGGTCAGGTTTATCCAAGGCAGAACCTGCTCCTCGCGGTGCATCCTGAGATGGAGGCCTTGGCGGCGGAGACGGGGGAGAGCGTGAACCTGGCGGTGCTGGCGGGGAGGGAGGCCCTCTATCTGGACCAGGCGGAGGGGGCCAGGCTGGTGCGGCTCTTCACCGCTCCGGGAAGCCGGGCTCCCCTGCACGCCACGGGGGTGGGGAAGGTGCTTCTCGCCTTCCGGGGCATTCCCGAGGGGCTACCCCTCACCCCCTACACCCCTTCCACCCTTACCCGCCTCGAGGACCTGAGGCGGGAGCTGGAAACCGTGCGCCGGAGGGGCTACGCCCTGGACAACGAGGAGAGGGAGCTGGGGGTGCGCTGTGTGGCCGCTCCCGTTTTCGGCCCCGAGGGGGAGGTGGTGGCGGCCCTGTCCCTCTCTGCCCCCGCCAGCCGCCTTTCCCTGGAGGAGGCCCACCGCTTGGCTTCCCGGGTGATGGAAGCGGCCAGGAAAGCTTCCTTGCGCCTAGGTTTTGTGCCTGCTTTATAATAGCATTGGTTAGGAGGGTTTAGCGGAGGGAGCTAAAGGCCATGGACAAGGACCGTCCCGTGTACGTGATCTCTGTGGCGGCGGAGCTCTTGGAGATGCACCCGC
Proteins encoded in this region:
- the aceB gene encoding malate synthase A, with translation MKGVEILKDHPLLGEVLTEEALGFVAALHREFNPVRKALLERRKTLWERYKAGGKPDFPEETAFVRGGSWQVAEAPPDLLDRRVEITGPVDRKMIINALNSGAKVFMADFEDALSPTWDNVIQGQKNLYDAVRRQIDFVSPEGKEYKLREKVATLVVRPRGWHLVEKHVRVDGEPISASLFDFGLYFFHNAHELLRQGSGPYFYLPKMESHLEARLWNQVFNFAQDYLGIPRGTIRATVLIETILAAFEMEEILYELKEHAAGLNAGRWDYIFSCIKKFATTAPIFPDRAQVTMTVPFMKAYTELLVKSCHIHGAHAIGGMAAFIPSRKDPEVNERALKQVRSDKEREASQGFDGTWVAHPDLVPVAQEVFDRYLGDKPHQKHVRREDVQVRAEDLLNFQIPGGKVTEAGLRNNISVALQYLNQWLLGNGAAAIFNLMEDAATAEISRAQLWQWVHRQATLEDGRPVTAELYQKIKEEELAKLGGRGVGRYKEAEEILDKLVLSEEFIEFLTLVAYDYLD
- a CDS encoding IclR family transcriptional regulator, translating into MPRPRRKGAEEVKTLERGLSVLEALAELREAGLSPLAERTGLTKSTLYRLLQTLVRHGFVEEERGVYRVGPKAFAVGQVYPRQNLLLAVHPEMEALAAETGESVNLAVLAGREALYLDQAEGARLVRLFTAPGSRAPLHATGVGKVLLAFRGIPEGLPLTPYTPSTLTRLEDLRRELETVRRRGYALDNEERELGVRCVAAPVFGPEGEVVAALSLSAPASRLSLEEAHRLASRVMEAARKASLRLGFVPAL